The following nucleotide sequence is from Sporichthya brevicatena.
GTCCCGCCGAGGAGGACCGCGCCGGGCGGGAGCTCGGAGATGCAGTCGCTGTGGAAGGAGCCGGTGAGGAACGGCGCCGGAACGCCGGCGAACAGCTCGTCGTCCGCGGCGGCGGGCGTCAGGTCGACGGCGATCGCGCCGGCCTCGAGCCCGGATCCGCCGACGGTGACCGTCCCGCCGGCGGCCTGCGCGAGCAGCTGACCGCCGAGGCAGAGGCCGAGGGTCGGGGTGCCGGTCTCGACGCCCTGACGCAGCAGATCGCGGACGCCGGCCACCCACGGGGAGGCGTCGGGACCGGCCACGCTCATCCGCCCGCCGAGGACGATCAGCCCGTCGACGTCCAGACGCTCGGGCAGCGCATCGCCGTCATAGGGGTGCAGGGTCCGCACCTTGGCGCCCGCGTCGACGAGCCAGGTCTCAAATCGGTCCATACCGGTCTTCGGATCCGGCTGGACGACCAGGATCTCCCCCACGGCGCCGACTGTAGTGAGCCCGTTCCTGCAGGTCAGCGGCACGGTTCTGGGGTCACGCAGATCACATGACGATTCGTCAGGCG
It contains:
- a CDS encoding type 1 glutamine amidotransferase encodes the protein MGEILVVQPDPKTGMDRFETWLVDAGAKVRTLHPYDGDALPERLDVDGLIVLGGRMSVAGPDASPWVAGVRDLLRQGVETGTPTLGLCLGGQLLAQAAGGTVTVGGSGLEAGAIAVDLTPAAADDELFAGVPAPFLTGSFHSDCISELPPGAVLLGGTARYPHQAYRVGERAWGLQFHPELTPDRYLSWLGFVSNPSPQFADELRRGHEDLVRCDAEFAAANAILARRFAGVVRAASLGRRSLRPSRRVARGRSRSRRSSPPCPRRCGR